The Nitrospirota bacterium genome window below encodes:
- a CDS encoding DUF5069 domain-containing protein, which produces MSAPYPRSPKIRLGDIAHLGRMIDKVRLRQAGQIQDYNYLTVGFDHYLLDLLKLDASAFEQRVREGGTDAEILDWVRAHMRNLPPEELTQWNQRIETSGPTDEAGKARFQQRLEDVAKKRGVPVATLPHVTAWSDLIELDEDRL; this is translated from the coding sequence ATGAGCGCACCATATCCGAGGAGTCCGAAGATTCGCCTGGGAGACATCGCCCATTTGGGGCGCATGATCGACAAGGTCCGGCTCCGTCAGGCTGGCCAGATTCAAGACTATAACTACTTAACCGTGGGGTTCGACCACTACCTGCTCGACCTCCTCAAGCTCGATGCCTCGGCATTCGAACAACGGGTGCGTGAGGGAGGAACCGACGCGGAAATTCTGGACTGGGTGCGGGCGCACATGCGAAACCTCCCCCCTGAAGAACTCACCCAGTGGAACCAACGAATCGAGACCAGCGGACCGACGGATGAGGCAGGCAAGGCCAGATTTCAGCAACGGCTCGAAGACGTGGCAAAGAAACGAGGCGTACCGGTAGCAACGCTCCCGCACGTGACCGCCTGGTCTGACTTGATTGAACTCGACGAGGACCGGCTCTGA
- a CDS encoding TolC family protein, producing the protein MIRQLIGWLGILALSTSGLAVAGEPSSTHTLSTVLELALAHNPAMAGAQGTMSQSRGQQVAAGAYLNPSISGAAGRGAIRDPSNGVKMTERTVTVEQPLEWQGKRRARQQAADAGAAGASAAMEETRLNVIAEAKIAFYQVLLAQRDVELAGQHLTMVEEVLKAVKARAAAGDATVFETMKATVEVQKAKKEVARAQNALVVVRAKLDMVTAGMLGNQFSIQGDFEPVRQGLDLDVLAARAMEQHPTLRRLSKLVEQAQFSATFERESRVPNVTVQGSYHREAGDESVTAGLSVPLPLWYQRQGEIESALGARHRAEAERLRAQNEITQAITQHVQDVRTANEQLQVFETGLLKQAEQTLRVARVSFQQGAASLLDLLDSQRVYRQTLLEYVQARADLSIALARLERAVGGV; encoded by the coding sequence ATGATTCGTCAACTGATCGGGTGGCTGGGGATTCTGGCTCTGAGTACGTCCGGCCTTGCAGTGGCCGGCGAGCCCAGTTCCACTCATACATTAAGCACCGTGCTGGAATTGGCCCTTGCGCACAATCCGGCCATGGCAGGGGCTCAGGGAACGATGAGCCAAAGTCGCGGCCAGCAAGTCGCAGCTGGGGCCTATCTCAATCCGTCGATTTCAGGCGCAGCAGGGCGAGGGGCCATTCGAGACCCAAGCAATGGGGTCAAGATGACAGAGCGAACGGTGACGGTTGAGCAGCCGCTGGAATGGCAGGGGAAACGCCGCGCCAGACAGCAGGCGGCGGATGCAGGAGCGGCAGGGGCCAGCGCCGCGATGGAGGAAACGCGCCTCAACGTGATTGCCGAGGCGAAGATCGCCTTTTACCAGGTGTTGCTTGCGCAACGGGATGTCGAGTTGGCAGGCCAGCATCTGACGATGGTCGAAGAGGTCTTGAAAGCCGTAAAGGCTCGTGCTGCTGCGGGCGATGCCACAGTCTTTGAAACGATGAAGGCCACCGTCGAGGTGCAGAAGGCCAAAAAAGAGGTCGCCCGTGCCCAGAATGCCTTGGTGGTGGTGAGGGCCAAGTTAGATATGGTGACGGCCGGCATGTTGGGCAATCAATTTTCCATCCAGGGCGATTTCGAACCGGTCCGGCAGGGGCTTGATCTGGACGTGCTGGCAGCTCGTGCGATGGAGCAACATCCAACGCTTCGACGGCTGAGCAAGCTGGTCGAGCAGGCGCAGTTCAGTGCGACGTTCGAGCGGGAGTCGAGGGTGCCGAACGTCACGGTGCAAGGGAGCTATCATCGTGAAGCAGGGGATGAGTCGGTCACAGCGGGGCTCAGCGTTCCCCTGCCTCTCTGGTATCAGCGTCAGGGAGAGATCGAGAGCGCGCTCGGGGCCAGGCATCGCGCCGAGGCAGAGCGGCTGCGGGCTCAAAACGAAATTACCCAGGCCATCACGCAACATGTGCAGGATGTCCGCACCGCGAACGAGCAACTACAAGTATTCGAGACCGGGTTATTGAAACAGGCGGAACAGACGCTCCGGGTCGCGCGGGTCAGTTTTCAGCAGGGAGCCGCGAGCCTTCTGGACCTGCTCGATTCCCAGCGGGTCTACAGACAAACATTGCTGGAGTACGTTCAGGCCCGTGCGGACCTCTCTATCGCCCTCGCCAGGCTTGAGCGGGCTGTCGGTGGCGTGTGA
- a CDS encoding type II secretion system protein, translating to MNERGVTYLMLMFAIVLIGIATTAAAKQWKVIVQRELEADLLAKGIEIQNALAFYSAATKAGRVMPGEVYPQTLADLTRLPKPFLRKVYLDPMGHREWEYLRAPTGGIMGVRSKSHAKPFRQHDFPPAVRHFEGRATYHDWVFQYPNPSSAAVAP from the coding sequence ATGAACGAGCGGGGGGTGACCTACCTCATGCTCATGTTCGCGATCGTCCTCATCGGTATTGCTACGACCGCTGCGGCAAAGCAGTGGAAGGTTATCGTCCAGCGGGAGCTTGAGGCGGATCTCTTGGCCAAAGGGATCGAGATTCAGAATGCCCTCGCATTCTATTCCGCGGCGACCAAGGCAGGCCGCGTGATGCCGGGAGAGGTCTACCCCCAGACATTAGCTGATCTCACGAGATTGCCCAAGCCCTTCTTGCGCAAGGTCTATCTTGACCCCATGGGGCATAGAGAATGGGAATATCTTCGCGCGCCGACCGGCGGCATCATGGGGGTCCGAAGCAAGAGCCACGCAAAGCCATTCCGGCAGCATGACTTTCCTCCTGCGGTCCGTCATTTCGAGGGACGTGCCACCTATCATGATTGGGTCTTCCAATACCCGAATCCCTCTTCAGCTGCAGTCGCCCCGTAA
- a CDS encoding flagellar basal body protein, whose product MISAMHSALSGVAAYAKQIEVSAHNVANVNTDGFKKSQTDLVEGSNGGVRPVVRKDDSAGPTVLSDRGHGPTQVELSNVNLADEAVTQIIAQRGFEANISTLRTADDMLGTILDMKR is encoded by the coding sequence ATGATATCCGCCATGCATTCTGCCCTGTCCGGAGTCGCGGCCTATGCGAAACAAATCGAGGTCTCGGCTCATAATGTGGCCAACGTCAACACCGACGGATTCAAAAAATCGCAGACGGATCTTGTCGAGGGAAGCAACGGGGGGGTGCGTCCCGTCGTTCGGAAAGACGACTCCGCCGGCCCGACCGTCCTGAGCGACCGCGGTCATGGTCCCACCCAGGTGGAATTGTCGAACGTCAATCTCGCAGACGAAGCCGTCACCCAGATCATCGCCCAGCGTGGATTCGAGGCGAATATCAGTACCCTGAGGACGGCAGACGACATGCTGGGGACGATTCTGGACATGAAGCGATAA
- a CDS encoding radical SAM protein, with protein MAGPHVLLLIPPLTQLNTPYPATAYLTGFLRSRGIDADQADLGIDMVLRIFSRSGLQSVFDQVRQREDELPGEARQMLAIEPAYLNTIEPVIEFLQGRNPSLALLLARPGFLPQGPRFAGHRGRTSSLRALPEQDRAKRYATLYLEDLSDLIQATVSPHFALSRYAEHIARAASSFETVIDAIAIPPTLTDRFMLESLWQHLDRFNPTLIALTVPFPGNLYGAFRIAHSIKSRRPNLAIALGGGYANTELRRLSDPRVFDYVDYVTLDDGERPLLSLIEHLAGARSRQQLCRTFYREKDRVIFANKTSDPEFSMGEVGCPTYRGLDLSRYLTILDSTNPMHRLWSEGHWNKLTVAHGCYWKQCTFCDVGLTYISRYEMTPTDRLIQQIEQLIAETGCRGFHFVDEAAPPAALKSLALALLERGITISWWGNIRFEEAFSPDLCRLLAASGCIAVTAGLEAASDRLLEKIKKGITVDQTALVATSFKEAGILIHAYLMYGCPSETVQETVDSLERVRQLVKAGLIQSAFWHRFTATAHSPIGLQPAAHGLRILGPEFQGFAENDLQHEDRRSKTPEWLGEGLRRSMLNYLEGRGLTLDLRQWFDHSVPKPRVSPTWIQKLLKSRIIEDNPQAERRFVWLGGQPVCEPIGRKTRIILPGRTSDQALTLSTQQAQWLEDLIRRSTPHNNPSRPYPLLKEERATFPGTAKEFEAFLGTASWEKVRTAGLLLV; from the coding sequence ATGGCTGGCCCACACGTTCTCCTGCTCATTCCTCCGCTCACTCAGCTGAATACGCCCTACCCGGCCACGGCCTATCTCACGGGGTTTCTCCGCAGCCGCGGGATTGACGCCGATCAGGCAGACCTCGGCATCGACATGGTGCTCCGGATCTTCAGTCGATCGGGACTCCAATCGGTATTTGATCAGGTACGCCAGCGTGAGGATGAGCTGCCAGGTGAAGCCAGACAGATGCTCGCGATCGAGCCTGCCTATCTGAACACGATCGAACCGGTCATCGAATTCCTCCAGGGACGCAATCCTTCTCTGGCCTTACTCCTGGCCCGTCCAGGTTTTCTGCCCCAAGGCCCTCGATTCGCCGGCCATCGAGGACGAACGTCGTCTTTGCGAGCTTTGCCGGAGCAGGATCGCGCCAAACGATATGCCACCCTCTACCTCGAAGACCTTTCCGATCTGATCCAGGCGACTGTCTCTCCGCATTTTGCCCTGAGCCGCTACGCCGAACATATCGCCAGAGCCGCCTCATCGTTCGAGACCGTCATCGACGCGATCGCCATCCCTCCGACTCTGACGGATCGATTCATGCTCGAATCCTTATGGCAACATCTCGACCGTTTCAATCCAACCCTCATCGCCCTCACAGTCCCCTTTCCCGGAAACCTCTATGGGGCCTTTCGCATCGCCCACTCGATCAAGAGCCGGAGGCCGAATCTCGCCATTGCCCTGGGCGGAGGCTATGCCAACACGGAGCTACGTCGTTTGTCAGATCCCCGCGTGTTCGACTATGTCGATTACGTCACGCTCGACGACGGGGAACGGCCGCTGCTGTCGTTGATCGAACATCTGGCAGGCGCCAGGTCACGACAGCAACTCTGCCGGACCTTCTATCGGGAGAAGGATCGCGTGATTTTTGCGAATAAGACATCTGATCCGGAATTCAGCATGGGTGAGGTCGGCTGTCCAACCTATCGTGGCCTGGACTTGAGTCGATACCTCACGATCCTGGACAGCACGAACCCGATGCATCGTCTCTGGTCGGAAGGTCATTGGAACAAACTCACGGTCGCCCATGGCTGTTACTGGAAGCAATGTACGTTTTGTGACGTCGGGCTCACTTACATCAGCCGCTACGAAATGACGCCGACCGACCGGCTCATCCAGCAGATCGAACAACTGATTGCCGAGACAGGCTGCCGGGGATTCCACTTCGTCGACGAGGCTGCCCCTCCCGCTGCCTTAAAATCGTTGGCCTTGGCGCTGCTGGAACGGGGCATCACAATTTCATGGTGGGGCAATATTCGCTTTGAAGAAGCCTTCTCGCCAGACCTCTGCCGTCTCCTGGCCGCCTCAGGCTGCATCGCCGTGACGGCAGGACTCGAAGCAGCCTCAGACCGTCTGCTGGAGAAAATCAAAAAAGGCATTACCGTCGATCAGACCGCGCTAGTCGCAACCTCGTTCAAAGAGGCGGGCATACTCATCCATGCCTACCTCATGTACGGCTGCCCCTCTGAGACGGTTCAGGAAACGGTGGACTCGTTGGAGCGAGTGAGGCAGTTGGTGAAAGCGGGCCTCATTCAGTCCGCTTTTTGGCATCGCTTTACCGCCACGGCCCATAGCCCGATCGGCCTCCAGCCTGCCGCCCATGGTCTGCGTATTCTCGGACCGGAGTTTCAGGGTTTTGCGGAGAACGATCTCCAACATGAGGATCGACGGAGTAAGACGCCGGAATGGCTCGGAGAGGGGCTCCGACGGTCGATGCTCAATTATCTGGAAGGACGCGGTCTCACCCTCGACCTGCGCCAATGGTTCGACCATTCCGTGCCAAAGCCACGAGTCTCCCCCACCTGGATACAAAAGCTCCTCAAGAGCAGAATCATCGAAGACAACCCGCAGGCAGAACGACGATTCGTCTGGCTAGGAGGCCAACCGGTCTGTGAACCGATTGGAAGAAAAACGAGGATCATTTTGCCGGGCCGGACCAGCGATCAGGCCCTCACCCTCTCCACCCAACAGGCCCAGTGGCTTGAGGATCTGATTCGGCGCTCCACCCCTCACAACAACCCCTCTCGCCCCTACCCATTGCTCAAGGAAGAGAGAGCGACATTTCCAGGGACAGCAAAAGAGTTTGAAGCCTTCCTCGGCACAGCCTCCTGGGAAAAAGTCCGGACCGCTGGCCTACTACTCGTCTGA
- a CDS encoding efflux RND transporter periplasmic adaptor subunit, which produces MSVKWIAETACMLALGLLVAACGDRGTEPTIQQSKASPQASVPRSNIIQAPASVQDRLRTEKAAAHVVPEVVTAPGEVSLDLKQVAKITSRLEGQVQSVQVQLGDRVTRDQPLLAIESMRLDELVQEYLVTKAQADVAESGYKRTKKLWADQIVTERRLVEERGRSIEAQARHQHVREKLLNMGMTTEELHQLEHGSHQEGHRYTLKSPIAGTVVAQNVVLGQGVTPGNELFEIVDTSRVWVFANLPIEQARKFKEGDVGTILSRGGEPVTAPLTYLAPVADETTRTIRVRFEVANRQQHLKPREYVEVQLAIASAPVLAVPVSALTMVENVRAVFVQRETGYAFVPVEVGREGGGWAEVKKGLTGGELVVVDGVFDLKNVLLKEHIGSGEGG; this is translated from the coding sequence ATGAGCGTTAAATGGATAGCAGAGACCGCCTGTATGTTGGCGCTAGGCCTGCTCGTCGCGGCCTGCGGCGATCGAGGAACTGAGCCGACGATTCAGCAGTCAAAAGCGAGTCCGCAGGCAAGCGTTCCTCGCAGCAATATTATTCAGGCTCCGGCATCCGTGCAGGACCGGTTGCGGACCGAGAAGGCGGCAGCCCATGTGGTGCCGGAAGTGGTGACGGCTCCGGGAGAAGTGTCGCTGGACCTGAAACAGGTCGCCAAGATTACGTCCAGGCTGGAAGGGCAGGTCCAGTCCGTCCAGGTTCAGCTGGGCGATCGCGTCACGCGGGATCAGCCCCTGCTGGCCATCGAGAGTATGCGCTTGGATGAATTGGTACAGGAATATCTCGTGACTAAAGCCCAGGCTGATGTCGCAGAGAGCGGGTACAAGCGGACGAAGAAGTTGTGGGCCGATCAGATCGTGACGGAGCGACGATTGGTTGAAGAGCGAGGCCGTTCGATCGAAGCGCAGGCTCGCCATCAACATGTGCGCGAGAAACTGCTGAACATGGGCATGACGACAGAGGAGCTCCATCAGTTGGAACATGGAAGCCATCAAGAAGGCCATCGCTACACCCTCAAGTCGCCGATCGCCGGCACAGTGGTCGCACAGAATGTGGTGCTGGGGCAGGGAGTCACGCCGGGCAATGAACTATTCGAGATCGTCGATACGAGCCGCGTCTGGGTCTTTGCCAACCTGCCAATCGAACAGGCCCGCAAGTTCAAAGAGGGAGATGTGGGGACCATCCTGTCCAGGGGCGGGGAGCCGGTGACGGCTCCGCTCACCTATCTTGCGCCGGTTGCGGACGAGACCACCCGTACGATCCGTGTCCGCTTCGAAGTCGCGAACCGGCAACAGCATCTGAAACCCCGCGAATATGTGGAGGTGCAGCTGGCCATCGCGAGCGCGCCGGTCTTGGCCGTTCCTGTGTCGGCCCTGACGATGGTGGAGAATGTGCGCGCCGTCTTCGTGCAGCGCGAAACTGGCTATGCCTTCGTGCCGGTCGAAGTCGGCCGCGAAGGAGGGGGCTGGGCTGAAGTGAAGAAAGGGCTGACGGGAGGCGAGCTGGTCGTGGTGGATGGGGTCTTCGATCTGAAGAACGTGTTATTGAAAGAACATATCGGGTCCGGAGAGGGAGGGTAA
- a CDS encoding type II secretion system protein, with product MLNFVGGTCHGIIYGFVPRRKLHCEKLVKESGVTLLELMITLTIVMVLASVAMPLSRVSAKRTHEIELRQHLRIMRAAIDTFKLEWNRDGDLLLGPVCVKNKLTCKDVTSVYGYPKSLDMLLGVTLGSEEAAVRGTTTRRYLRHLPLDPLTGKADWLFRCYKDAPNTLSWCGEDVYDVMTQSQDTALDGTKYRDW from the coding sequence ATGCTGAATTTCGTTGGCGGAACCTGCCATGGAATCATTTATGGTTTCGTCCCAAGAAGGAAGCTGCATTGTGAGAAGCTGGTGAAAGAATCAGGCGTGACGCTCTTGGAGCTCATGATCACGCTGACCATTGTGATGGTCCTCGCCTCTGTTGCGATGCCGCTCAGCCGCGTGTCGGCGAAACGGACTCACGAAATAGAACTGCGGCAGCACTTGAGGATCATGCGGGCTGCCATCGACACCTTTAAGCTCGAGTGGAATCGCGATGGCGATCTCTTATTGGGGCCAGTCTGCGTGAAGAATAAGCTCACGTGCAAAGATGTGACGAGTGTTTACGGCTATCCGAAGTCGTTGGATATGCTGTTGGGCGTCACGCTAGGTAGTGAGGAGGCGGCGGTCAGGGGGACGACGACGAGGCGCTATCTGAGGCATCTTCCCCTTGATCCCTTGACCGGCAAGGCTGATTGGCTGTTCCGATGTTATAAGGATGCGCCGAACACATTGAGTTGGTGTGGGGAGGACGTGTACGACGTTATGACGCAAAGTCAGGACACGGCATTAGATGGAACGAAGTATCGAGATTGGTAA
- a CDS encoding CusA/CzcA family heavy metal efflux RND transporter gives MERLFTLSLRYRFFTLVAMGLVIVIGLWSFMHLTIDAMPDLTPVQVQILTRSPALGPVEVEQFITFPIEASLSGLPALRELRSVSRYGLSVVTAIFDDRTDVYRARQLVSERLTRAMERIPAEYGRPIIGPLTTGLGEVYQFTLKGKGYSPMALRTLLEWEIGMRLRAVPGVVEVNIWGGEPQQFQVVLDPAKLQSFNLSLRQVFEALERNNAIAGGGYIERQREQLLIRGEALATQVSDLARIVVAHGPGGVPIYIADLAEVKEASALRIGAATVMGEGETVIGMVQMLAGENAQQVVELVKTRVKEIEATLPPGVTVEPYYDRTLLVSKVIQTVRNNLFEGGLLVIAVLFLFLGDLRAGVIVASAIPLSMLIAFSGMMQAGLSGNLMSLGAIDFGLLVDGSVVMVDNILRRLAKKGVMSQEERLNEILAAGREVLRPMALAVGIIILVYVPILTLTGIEGKMFRPMALTVILALAGSLLLAVTVTPLLAFWFVRARPGQESTPLIGKLCRVYEPCLRWAMARPALVVTPTVGLFVVSLGLSAWLGIEFVPRLDEGDMAIQLWRLPSASLSESVKGALDVERALRKFPEVVNVVTRTGSPEVATDVMGVELSDVFVILKPQQEWTTAGTREDLIAKMKPAILDAVPGVGLGFTQPIEMRFNELIAGTRSDLAVKIFGPDLEVLKQQAEAVARVLETVRGAADVKVEQVAGLPLLRVIVDREQIARYGLTADEVLTLVQTTRVGHVVGTVVQGPRRFDLVVRLADSASADPASLGNLLLPTAHGELVPLSRVATIRVDTGPAQISREHVQRRIVVENNIRGRDLGSFVAEAQKAVVREISLPTGYELTWGGQFQHLQEATSRLALVVPVTLLLILGVLSVIFGAMRPALLIFLNVPLALSGGIVALWLRGLPLSISAVIGFIALFGIAVLNGVVLVSHIRQLEAEGLPTDQAVMQGSMDRLRPVLMTALVASLGFLPMAVATSMGAEVQRPLATVVIGGLFTSTILTLLVIPALYGRITRNGSGVMSDE, from the coding sequence ATGGAACGGCTCTTCACGCTCTCGCTGCGCTATCGGTTCTTCACCCTGGTGGCGATGGGTCTCGTCATCGTCATCGGCCTCTGGTCCTTCATGCACCTCACTATCGATGCCATGCCGGATCTGACGCCGGTGCAGGTCCAGATCCTGACCCGTTCCCCAGCGCTTGGTCCGGTTGAAGTGGAACAGTTCATCACCTTTCCCATCGAAGCGTCGCTGAGCGGACTGCCTGCTTTGCGTGAGCTCCGTTCCGTGTCGCGCTACGGCCTCTCGGTGGTGACGGCGATTTTCGACGATCGGACGGACGTTTACCGGGCGAGACAGTTGGTCTCGGAGCGGCTGACCCGCGCGATGGAACGGATCCCTGCCGAGTATGGCCGCCCGATCATCGGACCTCTGACGACCGGATTGGGCGAGGTCTATCAGTTCACGTTGAAAGGCAAGGGCTACAGTCCCATGGCGCTCAGGACGCTCCTCGAATGGGAGATCGGGATGAGGCTGCGGGCTGTGCCTGGCGTGGTGGAAGTGAATATTTGGGGAGGAGAACCCCAACAGTTTCAAGTCGTGCTGGACCCGGCAAAGCTTCAGTCCTTCAACCTGTCGCTGCGGCAGGTGTTCGAGGCGCTCGAACGGAACAATGCCATCGCGGGTGGCGGCTATATCGAACGTCAGAGGGAGCAGTTGCTCATTCGCGGCGAAGCCTTGGCGACACAGGTCTCGGACCTTGCGAGGATCGTGGTGGCGCATGGGCCTGGGGGAGTCCCGATCTACATTGCAGACCTCGCCGAGGTGAAGGAAGCCTCGGCGCTCCGCATCGGCGCTGCGACGGTGATGGGCGAGGGAGAAACCGTCATCGGGATGGTGCAGATGCTGGCGGGCGAGAATGCGCAGCAGGTTGTCGAGCTGGTGAAGACCAGAGTGAAGGAGATTGAAGCGACTCTGCCTCCCGGCGTGACCGTTGAACCCTACTATGACCGAACCCTGTTGGTCTCGAAGGTGATCCAGACGGTCCGGAATAATCTGTTCGAGGGAGGACTCCTTGTCATTGCCGTGCTGTTTCTTTTTCTCGGCGATCTTCGCGCCGGCGTGATCGTGGCCTCCGCTATCCCCCTGTCGATGTTGATCGCATTCAGCGGGATGATGCAGGCGGGGCTCTCCGGCAATTTGATGAGCCTCGGCGCCATCGACTTCGGTTTGCTCGTGGATGGTTCGGTCGTGATGGTGGACAATATCCTCCGGCGATTGGCGAAGAAGGGCGTGATGAGCCAGGAGGAACGGTTGAACGAGATTTTAGCGGCAGGCCGCGAGGTCCTACGCCCCATGGCCCTCGCCGTGGGCATCATTATTCTTGTCTATGTGCCGATCCTGACTCTGACCGGCATCGAGGGAAAGATGTTCCGTCCCATGGCCTTGACCGTCATCCTGGCCCTGGCAGGTTCGCTGCTCCTCGCTGTGACTGTCACTCCGCTGCTCGCCTTTTGGTTTGTGCGGGCGAGGCCTGGACAGGAGTCTACGCCTCTGATCGGCAAGCTCTGCCGGGTCTACGAGCCCTGTCTCAGGTGGGCGATGGCTCGCCCGGCTCTGGTGGTGACGCCGACGGTCGGTCTGTTTGTCGTGAGCCTCGGATTGAGCGCCTGGCTCGGCATCGAGTTCGTGCCTCGCCTCGACGAAGGGGATATGGCGATTCAACTCTGGCGATTGCCCAGCGCGTCTCTGAGCGAATCGGTCAAGGGAGCGTTAGACGTTGAGCGGGCGCTGCGCAAATTTCCCGAGGTCGTGAATGTCGTGACCAGAACAGGAAGTCCTGAGGTGGCGACCGACGTGATGGGCGTGGAGTTGTCGGACGTCTTCGTGATTCTCAAACCGCAGCAGGAATGGACGACGGCTGGGACGCGCGAAGACCTGATCGCTAAGATGAAGCCGGCCATTCTGGATGCGGTGCCTGGCGTCGGTCTCGGATTTACGCAACCGATCGAGATGCGTTTCAACGAGTTGATTGCCGGGACTCGCTCCGATCTTGCGGTCAAGATTTTCGGTCCGGATCTGGAGGTCCTCAAGCAACAGGCTGAGGCAGTGGCCCGCGTGCTGGAAACCGTGCGGGGCGCAGCGGACGTCAAGGTCGAGCAGGTGGCGGGGCTGCCTCTTTTGCGAGTGATTGTGGACCGGGAACAGATCGCCCGGTATGGACTCACGGCAGACGAAGTGCTGACCCTCGTGCAGACCACCCGTGTGGGCCATGTTGTCGGCACAGTGGTTCAGGGCCCCAGGCGGTTCGATCTTGTCGTGCGGTTAGCCGATAGCGCCTCGGCCGATCCTGCCTCGTTGGGCAATCTGCTCCTCCCCACCGCTCATGGTGAGCTTGTGCCGCTGTCCCGCGTGGCAACTATTCGAGTCGATACGGGACCGGCTCAGATCAGCAGGGAACATGTGCAGCGACGGATCGTGGTGGAGAACAACATCCGTGGAAGGGACTTGGGTAGCTTCGTGGCCGAGGCTCAGAAAGCCGTGGTACGGGAGATCTCTCTCCCGACCGGGTACGAACTGACGTGGGGAGGACAGTTTCAGCATCTTCAGGAGGCGACCAGCCGGTTGGCCTTGGTCGTGCCGGTCACGCTCCTCCTGATTCTGGGGGTCCTGTCGGTCATCTTCGGAGCCATGCGTCCGGCTCTGCTGATTTTCCTCAACGTCCCCTTGGCCCTCTCCGGAGGCATCGTGGCCCTATGGCTGCGGGGTTTGCCTCTCAGTATTTCAGCGGTCATCGGATTTATTGCCCTGTTTGGCATTGCCGTGCTCAATGGGGTGGTGCTGGTCAGTCACATTAGGCAGCTTGAAGCAGAAGGGCTTCCGACCGATCAGGCTGTCATGCAGGGGTCTATGGATCGGCTCCGGCCTGTGTTGATGACGGCGCTGGTCGCCAGCCTTGGCTTTCTCCCCATGGCGGTGGCCACCAGTATGGGAGCAGAGGTTCAGCGGCCCCTCGCCACAGTCGTGATCGGAGGCCTCTTCACCTCGACGATCTTGACCTTGCTGGTCATCCCGGCTCTCTACGGTCGGATCACTCGCAATGGGTCAGGTGTGATGTCAGACGAGTAG
- a CDS encoding peroxiredoxin, whose amino-acid sequence MAIRLGDEAPNFTAETTEGTINFHEWLGGGWGILFSHPKDYTPVCTTELGTVAKITPEFKKRGVKVIAVSVDPLDSHKGWINDINETQHTTMNYPIIADPDKKVATLYDMIHPNALDNMTVRSVFIVGPDKKVKLTLTYPASCGRNFDELLRVIDSLQLTSKFKVATPANWKDGEDCIITPAVNDAEAKTLFPKGFKTVKPYLRYTPQPNK is encoded by the coding sequence ATGGCAATACGATTGGGAGATGAGGCACCAAATTTTACGGCAGAGACCACCGAAGGGACCATCAACTTTCATGAGTGGCTGGGCGGCGGGTGGGGGATCCTCTTCTCGCACCCCAAGGACTATACCCCTGTCTGCACCACCGAATTGGGGACCGTCGCCAAGATTACGCCGGAGTTCAAGAAGCGGGGCGTGAAGGTCATCGCCGTCAGCGTCGATCCGCTGGATTCGCACAAGGGCTGGATCAACGACATCAATGAGACGCAGCACACCACGATGAACTATCCGATCATTGCGGACCCGGACAAGAAAGTTGCAACCCTCTACGACATGATCCATCCGAACGCCCTGGACAATATGACGGTGCGTTCGGTCTTCATTGTCGGGCCGGACAAGAAGGTGAAGTTAACCTTGACCTATCCTGCCTCATGTGGCCGGAACTTCGATGAACTGCTGCGCGTGATCGATTCGCTGCAGCTGACCTCGAAGTTCAAAGTTGCCACGCCTGCCAACTGGAAGGATGGAGAGGATTGCATTATCACTCCGGCAGTGAACGATGCTGAAGCGAAGACGCTTTTCCCGAAGGGCTTCAAGACTGTGAAGCCGTACCTGCGCTATACCCCGCAGCCGAACAAGTAA